atacgtgGTTGCAAAAACGACGTTGAGAAACTCGTTCAACATGACCGCTACGGGATGCAGATGAAGGACTCTGTAGtgaaagagagggagaataTAGTTTTAGAAATCCATTGAAGATCCTTTTGTCTTGAATCTGCAGGATGTTCAATTTTCTGGTAAACAGTTGTTCGCAGGAATTCCAGTCAATGAAAATCTTTATTGGAGCGTACATACAGTTCAGATGACTTATGAATCGAATGAAACATACTAGTGCGGAATACAGGTTCTATTGACGCAGGTGTGTGTGCAAATGAGTGTAGAATTATTGGGTACAGTTGTATAttcttaatttatttattttatgttcTTTTCTGTACAGCTCTTCAAATATTGTAACAACATTGTATTGAATAAATGTTTGACGtcttcgtttgttttttcatagctaaaatttataattatattttgagGTTTTCTCTCACGCTTCTTCGGGCACAACGGAAACTTGGACGACCTGTCCGCTTCTAACGACGGTCACATTCACGGGACCTGGTTTCTCAAGGACTTTGTAAATGTCAATGGCGGCCCTTGCCGGCTCCCCATTAATGTGCGTCACGATGTCTCCGGGCTTTAATCCACCTCTGTTCAAAATTAATTGCAGAATTTCAATTGGTCGAAGGTCGGACGAATAATATCCAACCAAAGTTTGGCGGACGTAAGATTAAGCTAAATCGTACCTCAGCACTCAGGGGAATGAAACCACATACTATATTACTAATACCGAGTAGATAGATAGCAGGTTGGATTAATCCTGGTGTCGGGTGAATATTGCACATTTACGGTCGACTCTTTATTTAGTTCTTGCCAGAATGCTTAACAGAACTGAGAATATGGGACGTTCATAATGAAACAGtaattataggtatgtaacaGCAAAGGGGTTTAATGTTTTTGCATGTGACCAGGTACTGTGTTCGCCCCATGATATCATAGATCTGATGAGGAATGCTGAAGCATTAAACTTACACGTCTGCAGGCGATCCAACGATAACTTTCCAGACTAAAACACCGTGCCTGACGTTCCACGGGATATTTTCATTACGCTGATGTAATTCGGACAAGATATCAGGGGTCAAAGTCAGCATAGTAATCCCCAAGTAGCGCCTTCTCGGACTCTCGATATTCGTCTGCGAACCTAGAATTGTGAAGCCTAAGGCCAGTGCCATTTTCGATCATGCGAATACTTTAACCAGTCAAGCACACAGTGATAGTACAGTTTCGCCATTATTACAGTTAATGTATCCTACAAGCTATGCAgatatttcgtaatttttcaaacgatttccgTACCTTTCGATTTTCGACGCTCTTCCACCCTCTTCAGGAAATCCTTTGCATAATCGATCGGTATGGCAAAAGATATGCCGGCGGTTACTTTCATCGCATTTATGCCGATTGCCTCGCCGTTAAGATTTACCAGAGGACCACCAGAGTTGCCAAACTGAACGGCGTGtgtatgagaaaaattgacgaaattaaAGTTTGTGATTTAATAACGGACTTTCAATGATATTTTGATAGCACAACATCTCACGGTAATAGCTGCGTCAGTTTGTATGTAGCCCATGTTTGTGTTGTGTAATCCTAACTCCTCACTTTGTCTGTTGACACTGCTAACAATTCCGCTGGTAATAGTGTTACTAAGGGCTAATGGCGATCCGATAGCTACGACAAACTCCCCTGGCCTCAGGGTTGAAGAACTTCCCAACTTCATAACCGGCAAATTGGTCTAAAACAAGGGTGCATAGAGCGTGTAATCTTTGTGCAAAATCCTACAGATCTTGTCTCATCGATCACTGGTTCCATAGAAATACTATTTCGACATAtggcaatattttttctccccaTAATTTCATCTTCTATTTATACGAAAACGATCATTCCGACATTCGCGTGGAAGACTTAGCAGAATGTTTCCCTCCTTATTTATTGACtgaaatcacatttttttatattacccATAAACGGAAGACTGAAGTCGATATTCTTGCTTGTTTTGAACAAAGAACcgagaatttaattaaatgattgaaaaataaagttccGGATGTTCAGTGGAATGGAGGATAAGCAATTAATTACTGTCGTagagtaaaatataaaatatctgTACGGATCacaacaaaaattgaaattgtcaGCAGCAAACTAGTTGTTGCAATTCAATAATATCCCTTGCATACAATCATCCACATACACTTCAGTTCGCAAAACGAATATAGCAATGTCTTTCTAGAAACTACGAATAATTGCCAGGGTTTGACTGCAGGTAAAATTAAGTTCCTTAGTGATTCTAATTATTAGTATATTTGCCTCTCCTTTAAGTGATTTCTAATAGATCAATAAATCGAATTGTGAAAAGTGATTCTAAAAACTGTATTCTCAATTACCGACAATAATTCACGATCTCTCAATGAGTTCAGCATTTTCTGAATTCATAAGAAAACCCAGCCTCAGAACCAAGGTCAATATTCCGAGTTTTTCCCAGCACAAAACGGAAACTACCAAACTTAAGACCGCGTCCCAAATCCGGAATTTGAAGCTTCAATGTTAACGATAACTTCTGGCCTGTTTTACCTTGTTTATGCGAACCGTGGCCAAGTCGCTCTTCATATCGATATCTTCAACGGTTCCCGTGTAGCTGGTACCATCTTGCAGTCGAACCTTCAACCAAAAATTACTGGATTACAGTGCTCTAATAACACAGCTGTAAGACGGAACTTACGTTTACCTTGACAGAGGTATTCGGCTTGTTAATAACCACGTGCGCATTCGTCAATATCAAACCATCCTCCTTGACGATAAAACCAGAGCCATTGCTGGTGGTCATCGGTTTCCCCGTAAAGAAATCTATCCTGGTTCAGACGAAAACGAAGTAAAGTCAGATATTCGACCGGCAGACGTGGTAGAAAGCAATTCGAACATGTAGGTACCGATAAACTCACCTTCGCTGATCCTTCATTTCGATGTAAACCACGGACGGTGCGGAGACCTCGACGACGTCCGCAATGAAGTTGTACTTGTCGCGATTATGGTTTACGTTAGTCGCGAATACGTTCGTTGCCGCGTGAATGGCGGGAAAGGGagatttcacattttcaaacttgaacCCCGCCACATCCCCCCTAAAATCCTCCTTCCAGTTGTACAAGACATATCCGAGGACCGAGGCGACGAGCGCAGAACAGGTTATGTAACGCTTCGAGTTCTCGTCGCGCAAACGACCCTTTTCGCGGAAAGAGTTTGCCGTTCCAGTTCTAAAATCACGCTCGACATTTAAAACTGTCAAATATTGACAACGGAATATATGCTTTCTTCGCAGTACGTCGCACGCTAATCGCGCACAGGGTAACGCCATGATTCACAGCACCATCTGGAGGTTATGCGCCatgtttcatttgaatttgaaacatcGGTGTCATCCGTGATTCCGAGATACCTGTTCATTTATACGTGCAATGCGTAATCTTGATAATTTGAAGAAAGTTGGCCGGGTTGGATATTCaacgtttaattattttgtgaactgtaatttattttttcacttacaTGTTTCCTTTTCGCTATTTTTCACACACATTTCGAGTGCGTATTGCATCGAATCAGGCGTCTAATTACAAACAACGAAAAAGCTTGATTCTCGATATCGGGTGTGTCTTGCTTATTCGCTTCCAGAAGCAAAAGGGTCACGGAAAACTTTCGTTCGGCTAATTCTCCACAGCTGACGGAGCAAATGGTTCTTagtagtaattttttatttcgagtaCACTAACAAACAAGACACACTCGCTTTATCAAAAATCTTTCTACTGAATTGACTTAAGCCCAAAGAAGCAAATAAAAGGATTTCATGGTCGCAAACTTAATTATAGTCGCATTATTCGTCGTTAAGAGAATTGCTCTCAGAGTAAATCTTGTCCATGTCGAAGCTTGTAGCCTGTTTACTCATTTGGATTATATCACTTCTGACTTTACAATTTGGATCCACGTAACATGACtctgaaagtaaattaaaacaCGCGTTACGGTTAATTATTTGACGAAACAAGGAATTCCATTGCTAATATCAGGTGTAAACGATCTACGGAAAGTTTAGAATTTTCCCCAAATTAGAGATacgcgaaattcaaaataaccAACTCCTTTTGGATTGGCTACACCGATcagtaaattgatattatcgATATTGCGcaagtaataaaatatgaaaatatagttTGGAACGAGCATCGTAAGAAATGTCACTTTCGAAATTCTTGTCAAAATACCTTGTGAGCAGCAAATTCCATTAGCTGCGCATCGGCCGGTATTTCCTCTGCACATTGCAAACCCAGCTGTGCATGGTCTCGAATAAAGACTTTCTTTCCGACATTTATGAGTCTCGGCGGTACCGAAGAAACATCCAATCGAAGGACCGCAGCAAATCTTCGGCCCGAAACATTGTCCTTGCCTGTCGGGTCCGCAGGCGGAGCACTgcggtaattaattaattaatcgtaACTAGTTACTCAACAATCTTTGACCAAATTCATCTTATCTGTGCAGTTTTTCCTCTAGTAGATACGAATTGCACTTACCTCTCTGACCTGATATTTAAACGGATTGAATCCTCCGTCTCTTTTTCCGCCTCGCGGGCAGTTGATTATCAGACAGCCCAAAGTCGAGGAAACTAGGAATAGAATGACGACTATTTTTCGAAACATCGCGGCTCGTAACGggttgagaaaattttgccGACGTGTATCTTTCTAGGATCCGGGGATGCTGCGAGCTTCTGACCACTCGGAGTGCCAGAGAAGACTGATATGTGAGTTCCGAGATGCAGGTTGTATTTATATGGAGAATTCTTGGGAATTGAAATTCTCACCGAGTCGCGACGGGGTAAAAACGTATGCGTTATTGTAACCGTATCTGGATAAAACCACAATAGAACACTCTAAGAATTATGGTAATAAAAGCGGCTTATTTCAATGCAggattgaatattaatttatttcagctcGATCCTTGACGTCAAGATTTAACGAAAACGATCAAGTCCTCTCGATTATTGACGAACGCGTCATCCTGCTTGTTTTCACTCTTGCCGgtatgttttaaaaaattgcggTTACCGGTGAtgtcgaaaaacaatttccgaATTTATAACTCTTACGACTCATCGTGATTTTCCGTTATCGCCGAGGTAAACCGGTTATTGTGgaccttaaaaaaaaaacacccacAATCGCGAAGAAGAATTTTCCTGACTGAGCTGATTCCCGACTACTTGAGAGAAAATGCTGTTGATCTGATGAGTACGTAATTCAAATCGATCATGTTGTTACGAaaggttttctttttattaaaaattatacacttcATTTGCAATTCGTTTTCACTTGAGTTCAAACGACCGCGCGAAGTTGACGTATCCTAAGTTCACTTTTGCTTTGATTGACttttttgaaagatttcaCCATTCgtgaatgttttattttttctattgattcgcgactttttattttcaaatattttcttctgcTTAAGTACATCTAAATCAAGGTTCATTCCTTGTGACTTCGTGGAAGTGAACACCTTCGACTTTGTCGTGATTTCCTCGGTCATTTTGGAAGTAGAGTTTGTCAATTTGAGaagcttcttcttcttcactttTATTATATCTTCCATATTttccgtttcaattttttctagcGATGCTGTATCAATGGCTTTTCCCCGTTTTGAAACTTTGTCTAAAAGTTTTGACTTcgaatgtttatttttcattttggaatcattttttgtcaactttttcGGGATGACTTTCTCTGAATCAGCGACTCTGGACACTTCATCCAAAGTAGATACTAATTCGAATTCTTCAAGAGATTTCATGGATGTTTCACTCGCATTTGCAATCCTagccttttttttattagaaatATCGCTTACATCCAAGCGATGCTTGCGCTTCTTTCCTTTCAGTGTCGTGTCGTTGCTTTTCACTTTTGAGTTAGAAATATTTCCAGCATCTTTCGTACAAGTTTTTTCCACGTGAcctgaaaatgaagaaaatatcaGGTTCTGACCTACCGTAGAAATagtttaattttcaagttaatTAAAGTTAACGATTCCAAGCCTCGTACCAAATTCATTGCATCTGAAGCATTGCCCAGTAATTTTCGGAACTACACCGCACTTGTGAGTTTCTAAGGTGCATCGATTGCATTTCTTACAGTGTTTCCACGTCGGTTTGACGCAGCGGGCACAAATATTGCAGTGTCTGTACCTTCGTCCATCTTTGGAAGTGCACGCtgcacattttttacaatgtTTATTCTCCTCGAATGTCCATTTGTTACATTTCTTGCAGTGCTTATAACCGCGATGAGATTGTAGCGTCAATAAACTTAAATCTATATCTGTAAATATGCGAACCGGTGTTGCTAAGATTTTATCTGGCGATTTCACGAACAACGGATGATTTTGATAATCCACTTTGTAGTCGAACATTTTCAGATCTCTCAGACCTCCCAATATCCCAGGTGGGTTTGATTTTTCTCTCAGCACAGCTTCCATAAAATACGGAAAAATGAACATCGTTTTCAATGCAACACTGTccgcatcaattttattccacTTTCTGTGTAAAtcataaattgttttcaatgtTTGAGAAATAGGTTCAACACGTCCGCCGAATGGTGGATCACAAATTATATAAGTATCCCTGCCACCGTCTTGTGTGAGAAAATCCTTCAAGACATCTTTTGATTCTTCATGAAAGAAATGGTGATTGAAAAGATTGTACCAACAGAAACTCAAGGGGCCATAGAAATTATGCTGAAACAATGCATGGTTCTTATTGATAATTTCATACTGCCAAATACAGATTGCTTTTACAATATGTATAGAATTACAGTTTCAGACTATTTGAAAGCTATCAGGATTTCAAATAATGCTAGACTTCTTGGAATTTAGATTTTGTAGGTCTCTTGATTTTTAggtacaaagtgaaaaaatgattttgaagaaataacTTACATATCTCCCGTCAAAATCTAAGAGCAAACTTGAGACTTTATCGTCGTGATGATTCACAAGGTATTCGTGAATTCTTGGTGTTCCTATGCATAAGATATGCTTAGCGCCTAGATTGAGGAGCATGAAAATGATATCGCTGACTGATTGGTCAGAGAATAAATATTGGGCCTCCTTCTTGGGATTTTCAAGAGGTCTCAGAAATTCAGTAGGATGACGCAGCTGATGGTCCGtaagattttcaattatatcgTGACCCCTGTGTTTGTGTTTTTCAGAGACAAAAGAGAGACGCCCACAATCATGGCAGTAGATTCTTCTAATTGGATTTGTCGCCAATATCTCATTCagtaaaataaacattttctgATGATCATAGCGAGGTAAAACTTTCTTCGCCTCAAGTTCCCAGGCCAGTTTTTGGTGCTTCGTTGGCTTGCTTCCATGCTCCAAGTAAAACGAACATAGCTTCCTATCTCGGCACGCCGAACATGCATAAAACTGTTTATATTCACTGTCGACGTATCGGCCAAACCGCAGTGTTGGTCCTAAAACATTGAACAAAGTAATCTCTGATATTTAATGATTCAAGCATTACTTATAGATCTATTCCTCGCAAATTAATCATGGACTAGGTTACGCTAGATTTAGACGAATTTGTGCAACTTGACATAGACCTACCATGTGGGCATTTTGGATGGTCGGCTAAATCGCTCCAAATGCATTGATAGCCACTTGGAGAATCATTGTGCGTAATTTTCATATTCGATTCCTCTATCAATTATCGGACTTGGAAATAAGGACAACgtaaatattgtttgaatataacctaacctaaccttactttttctccCTACCCATGCACGTGTTTGACCAATTTGGATTTAATCTACATATCACGTATCAATTTGTTTTCCCACTGTCAGCAACTGGgcggataaaaatatatgtatatgattcTGGCTTGACCATAAACGATATCACTGAAAACTGAAAAGTCAAGGCCCAGTTTATTTTCTGGCAGGCGGCCAGCAGATGATATTGAAACGATGCCGCGGGAAAGTTCGTCAGCAAACAATTGAAGAGGAGCAGATTCCACGAGTTCTCATCTCACGTGTCCGTGTAGTTTTTTCGGTTGAAGCTGCGCGCCGCATGCAATGCGTAGCGTTGCACGCTTGGCATTTGGATTAATAGGATTGGGAAGAATCGCGACGCAGCGTGAGGGGCAAAATTACGCGGTTGTTTACTCCACCGTTACGTTGAATCGTCAATTCCTTAGACTTTCTTCACagaaattatttctttcttttattaatttaagGTTATTCAAGCACGTGACAGCGAATATGCCGCCAAAACGCAGAGCACCACGAAAGGTTAGATTCATTGGCATTTTTACTGTAACAAAATACGATCGCTCGTGTAAAACTTTCGTTGTATGCATTCACGACTCCATTTAGTTAGCGTGATAAAATAATactcaaaaaattgaatactttTCTTAGCAGCGATATGTTTACCATTTATTTCTTTGGATTTTTAGTTGTATCagatgtaaataaaatttagtaGTTGACTGCTCCAAAATCGTTATTTGTGTATCTATCGTTAAttagataataatataatttctatATCAGGACGACTTTTAAGTTTGTAGCAATTTACTACTTATAGAATGcaataattcttttattaCCCAGAATGGAAGCTTCATGTATATTTTACGCTTCTTTTCTTAATTGTTATCTAGGCAAAATGTcctttatacgtatatatataatcacaaacgtgaagcaaaaaaataacataacGAATGTATACCTTAAATTGCATTTGACTTTGTCAAAATGAGAGGAATTAGTGCCTTTGAAGTGAGAAAATCTATGAATTTACCACTTTTAGACCTCCGAACAAGTTTTCTTTGCAAATGTGTTTActattttgtcatttttggAAACTTTTCACTTCCACTGCCTTATAAATGACAATATATTAATCTGCTACCAAAATTGATTTCTATCAATCAACCAGTGTACTTGTATTGAGACAGCCTGAAACCTTGGACCTACGTTAAGAATTATGGAAAGTTAAATATGCAGTTGTTTCATTGTTTCTTAAACTACATTTGACCTGATTCCAATAAGAAATATTTGGCTCTACCTTCTGTTATTCGCTACTCTACATAAAGTTTTGTCAATATGTTAATAAAAGTCATCTTGAAgcatagaaatattttttcacatcacaTATTGTGTAAGACATGGCGATTTCCCATTTCCTGATTACCAATTACCTCACTAATTCGAATAATCAGCTTGGTATAaagtaatttgtaattgaatCAAGAtctttgtaatttgtaattgagAATGAGATATCATCAATGAAATAGATGAAGTTAACATATAAAATTGGGTGCATGTATTATCCCTGtggcaaattttttgaaaaggaAAATTCACAATGAAGGAGCACATGAATACAATAATTCCaaaacttcaaataattttcttcagGTATCGCGTAAAGCTGAAGCAGGAACTTCGCAGGAGGACGAAATACAAACTAAAACTGCTGCAAAGTCAGcaagtaaaaaaacaaagcggAATGTAGATGAAGAGGAGGCTTCAAATCACGAACCAGCTCCAAAGAAAACTAAATTGGAGCAAAAGAAAGCCCCGATGAATAAAACTGAgtcaaatttaaataatattgacTTTGATTGCCCAAAGTTGAATGCAAATGGTGACAAGTTCAACGTTAAAATATGCAGCTGGAATGTATCTGGAGTTAGAGCATGTCTTAAAGTAAGCTTTACAACTCAGGCTTTCATTAGCAAATAAAGCCCAAGCTGCCACTCTCGctgtttatattttcatgtatCGCACACTAGCGTCGCATTGCTCCTAtactgtgttttttttttttttctatacagaAAAATGGGTTTGAATATCTTTTGAAGGAAAATGCTGATATTATTGCACTTCAAGAGACAAAATGTGACAAAGACAAACTACCTGATGAAATAAAACTTCCAGGGTATCACGAATACTTTATAGACAGTAAGAATAGTCTTAATATTCAATTAAATGTTTCTTCTGTCATCGCGCTCTCAACTTTACCCTAATCTCAACATTCTTTTTAACAAGGCAAGAAATCTGGATACTGCGGAGTTGCCTTATACAGCAAGAAAGAACCG
The Neodiprion fabricii isolate iyNeoFabr1 chromosome 1, iyNeoFabr1.1, whole genome shotgun sequence DNA segment above includes these coding regions:
- the LOC124174641 gene encoding serine protease HTRA2, mitochondrial isoform X2 — protein: MALPCARLACDVLRRKHIFRCQYLTVLNVERDFRTGTANSFREKGRLRDENSKRYITCSALVASVLGYVLYNWKEDFRGDVAGFKFENVKSPFPAIHAATNVFATNVNHNRDKYNFIADVVEVSAPSVVYIEMKDQRRIDFFTGKPMTTSNGSGFIVKEDGLILTNAHVVINKPNTSVKVRLQDGTSYTGTVEDIDMKSDLATVRINKTNLPVMKLGSSSTLRPGEFVVAIGSPLALSNTITSGIVSSVNRQSEELGLHNTNMGYIQTDAAITFGNSGGPLVNLNGEAIGINAMKVTAGISFAIPIDYAKDFLKRVEERRKSKGFTILGSQTNIESPRRRYLGITMLTLTPDILSELHQRNENIPWNVRHGVLVWKVIVGSPADVGGLKPGDIVTHINGEPARAAIDIYKVLEKPGPVNVTVVRSGQVVQVSVVPEEA
- the LOC124174641 gene encoding serine protease HTRA2, mitochondrial isoform X1 — encoded protein: MALPCARLACDVLRRKHIFRCQYLTVLNVERDFRTGTANSFREKGRLRDENSKRYITCSALVASVLGYVLYNWKEDFRGDVAGFKFENVKSPFPAIHAATNVFATNVNHNRDKYNFIADVVEVSAPSVVYIEMKDQRRIDFFTGKPMTTSNGSGFIVKEDGLILTNAHVVINKPNTSVKVNVRLQDGTSYTGTVEDIDMKSDLATVRINKTNLPVMKLGSSSTLRPGEFVVAIGSPLALSNTITSGIVSSVNRQSEELGLHNTNMGYIQTDAAITFGNSGGPLVNLNGEAIGINAMKVTAGISFAIPIDYAKDFLKRVEERRKSKGFTILGSQTNIESPRRRYLGITMLTLTPDILSELHQRNENIPWNVRHGVLVWKVIVGSPADVGGLKPGDIVTHINGEPARAAIDIYKVLEKPGPVNVTVVRSGQVVQVSVVPEEA
- the LOC124174641 gene encoding serine protease HTRA2, mitochondrial isoform X3 codes for the protein MALPCARLACDVLRRKHIFRCQYLTVLNVERDFRTGTANSFREKGRLRDENSKRYITCSALVASVLGYVLYNWKEDFRGDVAGFKFENVKSPFPAIHAATNVFATNVNHNRDKYNFIADVVEVSAPSVVYIEMKDQRRIDFFTGKPMTTSNGSGFIVKEDGLILTNAHVVINKPNTSVKVNVRLQDGTSYTGTVEDIDMKSDLATVRINKTNLPVMKLGSSSTLRPGEFVVAIGSPLALSNTITSGIVSSVNRQSEELGLHNTNMGYIQTDAAITFGNSGGPLVNLNGEAIGINAMKVTAGISFAIPIDYAKDFLKRVEERRKSKGSQTNIESPRRRYLGITMLTLTPDILSELHQRNENIPWNVRHGVLVWKVIVGSPADVGGLKPGDIVTHINGEPARAAIDIYKVLEKPGPVNVTVVRSGQVVQVSVVPEEA
- the LOC124174641 gene encoding serine protease HTRA2, mitochondrial isoform X4; amino-acid sequence: MALPCARLACDVLRRKHIFRCQYLTVLNVERDFRTGTANSFREKGRLRDENSKRYITCSALVASVLGYVLYNWKEDFRGDVAGFKFENVKSPFPAIHAATNVFATNVNHNRDKYNFIADVVEVSAPSVVYIEMKDQRRIDFFTGKPMTTSNGSGFIVKEDGLILTNAHVVINKPNTSVKVRLQDGTSYTGTVEDIDMKSDLATVRINKTNLPVMKLGSSSTLRPGEFVVAIGSPLALSNTITSGIVSSVNRQSEELGLHNTNMGYIQTDAAITFGNSGGPLVNLNGEAIGINAMKVTAGISFAIPIDYAKDFLKRVEERRKSKGSQTNIESPRRRYLGITMLTLTPDILSELHQRNENIPWNVRHGVLVWKVIVGSPADVGGLKPGDIVTHINGEPARAAIDIYKVLEKPGPVNVTVVRSGQVVQVSVVPEEA
- the LOC124174669 gene encoding neurophysin 1-like yields the protein MFRKIVVILFLVSSTLGCLIINCPRGGKRDGGFNPFKYQVRECSACGPDRQGQCFGPKICCGPSIGCFFGTAETHKCRKESLYSRPCTAGFAMCRGNTGRCAANGICCSQESCYVDPNCKVRSDIIQMSKQATSFDMDKIYSESNSLNDE
- the LOC124174615 gene encoding rRNA N6-adenosine-methyltransferase ZCCHC4 isoform X2; this encodes MFILLNEILATNPIRRIYCHDCGRLSFVSEKHKHRGHDIIENLTDHQLRHPTEFLRPLENPKKEAQYLFSDQSVSDIIFMLLNLGAKHILCIGTPRIHEYLVNHHDDKVSSLLLDFDGRYHNFYGPLSFCWYNLFNHHFFHEESKDVLKDFLTQDGGRDTYIICDPPFGGRVEPISQTLKTIYDLHRKWNKIDADSVALKTMFIFPYFMEAVLREKSNPPGILGGLRDLKMFDYKVDYQNHPLFVKSPDKILATPVRIFTDIDLSLLTLQSHRGYKHCKKCNKWTFEENKHCKKCAACTSKDGRRYRHCNICARCVKPTWKHCKKCNRCTLETHKCGVVPKITGQCFRCNEFGHVEKTCTKDAGNISNSKVKSNDTTLKGKKRKHRLDVSDISNKKKARIANASETSMKSLEEFELVSTLDEVSRVADSEKVIPKKLTKNDSKMKNKHSKSKLLDKVSKRGKAIDTASLEKIETENMEDIIKVKKKKLLKLTNSTSKMTEEITTKSKVFTSTKSQGMNLDLDVLKQKKIFENKKSRINRKNKTFTNGEIFQKSQSKQK
- the LOC124174615 gene encoding rRNA N6-adenosine-methyltransferase ZCCHC4 isoform X1; translated protein: MKITHNDSPSGYQCIWSDLADHPKCPHGPTLRFGRYVDSEYKQFYACSACRDRKLCSFYLEHGSKPTKHQKLAWELEAKKVLPRYDHQKMFILLNEILATNPIRRIYCHDCGRLSFVSEKHKHRGHDIIENLTDHQLRHPTEFLRPLENPKKEAQYLFSDQSVSDIIFMLLNLGAKHILCIGTPRIHEYLVNHHDDKVSSLLLDFDGRYHNFYGPLSFCWYNLFNHHFFHEESKDVLKDFLTQDGGRDTYIICDPPFGGRVEPISQTLKTIYDLHRKWNKIDADSVALKTMFIFPYFMEAVLREKSNPPGILGGLRDLKMFDYKVDYQNHPLFVKSPDKILATPVRIFTDIDLSLLTLQSHRGYKHCKKCNKWTFEENKHCKKCAACTSKDGRRYRHCNICARCVKPTWKHCKKCNRCTLETHKCGVVPKITGQCFRCNEFGHVEKTCTKDAGNISNSKVKSNDTTLKGKKRKHRLDVSDISNKKKARIANASETSMKSLEEFELVSTLDEVSRVADSEKVIPKKLTKNDSKMKNKHSKSKLLDKVSKRGKAIDTASLEKIETENMEDIIKVKKKKLLKLTNSTSKMTEEITTKSKVFTSTKSQGMNLDLDVLKQKKIFENKKSRINRKNKTFTNGEIFQKSQSKQK
- the LOC124174659 gene encoding exodeoxyribonuclease, which gives rise to MRSVARLAFGLIGLGRIATQREGQNYAVVYSTVTLNRQFLRLSSQKLFLSFINLRLFKHVTANMPPKRRAPRKVSRKAEAGTSQEDEIQTKTAAKSASKKTKRNVDEEEASNHEPAPKKTKLEQKKAPMNKTESNLNNIDFDCPKLNANGDKFNVKICSWNVSGVRACLKKNGFEYLLKENADIIALQETKCDKDKLPDEIKLPGYHEYFIDSKKSGYCGVALYSKKEPLDIIYGLNIPKHDDEGRMITAEYENFFVVCVYVPNAGKNLVTLPKRLQWNEDFKKFIQKLDAKKPVIVCGDMNVAHNEIDLKNPTTNTKNAGFTKEERQGMTDFLDAGYVDTFRQLYPDKTDAYTFWAYFNNSRSKNIGWRIDYFLVSKTIKDNVCDSVIRDQIFGSDHCPIILYANL